The Polyangiaceae bacterium genome includes the window CTGCACCCGGATCGTGACTCGACTCTGCTTGCGGAGCTCTTTCATCCATTGCGTGCGGGAGTCTTGCGCTCGCAGCATGCCCTCCCGCGACTCATCGACGACCAGCCCCGTGCGCGACCAGTGCATGCGAAGCAACTTGCCCTCCAAGATCTGGAAGCGAATCTCTGCACGGTAGCTCGCCTCGCTCAGCCCTTGCTTCTTCGCTTCTTTCAGCAGCGCCGGAACATCCAGGTCGTTCTGCTTGGCGACGGCTGCGAGCGCTCGATCCACCTCCATGT containing:
- a CDS encoding SurA N-terminal domain-containing protein, which produces MGPLLLVPSIAFATPPAAPRTVERVVATVDGKPIWLSDIRGAALAFRQQLAGLPLDKQLKAGRDVFEQLVTREIERVLVRKEARRLQVSVEDMEVDRALAAVAKQNDLDVPALLKEAKKQGLSEASYRAEIRFQILEGKLLRMHWSRTGLVVDESREGMLRAQDSRTQWMKELRKQSRVTIRVQP